The region GGCCAAACGGCGAGCGCCACAGCAGCCAGTGGTGAAAACGCGGTGACGAACGGGCAAAACACCAGGCGGCCAGCAACACAAATGGCGTGGTCGGTAATAAAGGTAATACAATGCCCAGCGTGCCCAGCACAATCGCCAGCCAGCCAAGACACAGAAGAAAAATTCGTTGCATGCCTGATGCCTGATAAAATCGGAACTGCGCTACGTTAACACAGTCGGAATCAGAGTGATGCCCCAACCGCCCGCACATCAACGCCTGCTCGCCATTGTCGATCAATTACGACAGCAAATCTCGCAGCAACGCGATGGTGCCTGCCGACAGCCCCGTTTTGACGCCCAACTGTTCCGTTGCAAAGGCACGCGGCTCGCTGATTATCTCGCTGAGCTTGAACAGAATTTAACCCAGCTCAACGCCGCTGACACCGACGTCATGCGCCGACAGTGGCTGGCGGAGAAAGTGCTGGATCAGATTGCCGCCCTGCAACGCGAATGTCAGAGCCAGCAACTGCGCACCCAGCGTGAGCGTCCTCGCGTTGATCCACGCCAGTCGAAGCGCGAAGAGTATCAGGGCTATGAAACGCGCTTGCTGGCGATGATCGAACAACGTGAGCAACATCTGGCGCGCGCCGAAACCCTCAGCGTACAGCAGCAGTTGATCCGTGATATCGAAGTGCTGCATGAGCGGCTGGCACGCTGTCGCCATGCGATGCACAAACTGGAATTGTCTGGCCCGGCTCGGTAATCACCGCCCAGTTTCCTTCATACTTCACATGGCCGGTGCGTTAGCTGCGCTCATTCCCCCATCTCTTACCTGAGTAAGCGCCTGCGGGTTCATTCCCTTGCCACTTGCCTGCACCTGAAATTATTTAGGGTATATACTCCCCCCTACGAATGATGGAGGAAAATCATGACTCTAATTATGTGGATAGCGATTGGCGTGGTGGCTGGCTGCATCAAGCGCATGGTTTTTCCCGGTCGGCCGGGTGGGTTTGTTCCAACGCTGGTACTGGCGGTGATTGGTGCGTTAATTGGGGGTTACATCGCCACCTATTTTACGACGGGTGATTTAGCGACGTTCCATCCCGCTGGCTTTGGAGTGGCACTGCTGGGCTCAATTTTGATGCTGCTGGTGGCAGCAAAATTACGTATTTAACAAGGAGAGAGCATGTCACTGGAAACTGCATCCGATGAGATCAAACTGGCAGTGGATTTGATTCAACTGCTGGAAGAGAACCAGGTGCCGACCGCAACCGTGTTAGCCGCGCTGGCGATTGTCCAGCGCGATTATCAGCAGAAACAGGCAGCAGAAGGCACCGATTAGCGCGCGCCAGACATCGTCGGACTGAGCCGCAGCATATCTATAAAGGCATCCACCAGCTGCGGCGCCTCCGCTGCCAAATCAAACGCCTGCGGATTAAACAACCAGTTTTCCATCATGCCGTTGATATAACCGCACATCAGACGCGCCGACTGCAACGTGTTCAATCTCGCAGGTAACTGCCCGACTTCGATACACTCACGTAGCACCAATTCAATTCGGTCGTAACACTCAAGCAGTAAACTTTGACGCATATCCTGTAATGTCGACATTTCGCCAACGAATTCACATTTATGGAAGATAATCTCCATTAGTGCGCGTCTTTGAGGATCCTTTGCAGTGGCGTCAAGGATATAGATCAACATTGAACGAATAACAGAAAGTGGATCACCCGGGTATTTTGTCTGATACTCAAGTTCCACATCGTCAAGCCCAGCGTCACACCGAAGCCAGATTTCATGCAGAACATCGGCTTTATTTTTGAAATGCCAGTAGATAGCACCGCGCGTTACGCCGGCCGCTGTTGCGATATCTGCCAGGGATGTGGCAGCCACACCGTGTTCAGAGAAGTGTGCTAAAGCGGCATCCAGAATTTGGTTCCGCGTTTCAAGTGCTTGCGCTTTGGTTTTTCGTGCCATAGAGGACTTTTTTTACAAACTGGCAAGTTTACATACATTTGTGAATGTATGTACCATAGCACGACCCGTGTTTTAACGCAGCAATGGGTTTATCGGTTTGTGATCCATTGATCATTTGATATCGGACACTAGAGGTTTATTTATGAATAAAAACAGAGGATTAGCGCCTCTGGCGGCCGTCCTGATGCTTTCAGGCAGCTTTATGTTAACAGGATGTGATGATAATAAATCCCAGCAAGCCGCCCAGCAGCAGCCCCCAGAAGTAGGTGTTGTGACGTTAAAAAACGAGCCTTTGAAAATTACCACCGAATTGCCAGGTCGTACTTCGGCATTTCGCGTGGCTGAAGTGCGCCCTCAGGTGTCAGGTATTATTCTGAAGCGTAATTTTGAGGAAGGGACGGATATCAAAGCAGGCGTTTCCCTGTATCAGATCGATCCGGCAACTTACCAGGCGGCTTATAACAGCGCCAAAGGCGATTTAGCACAGGCGCAAGCCAATGCACACGTCGCGCAGTTAACCATCAAGCGTTATAAGCCGCTGCTGGGTACCAAGTACATCAGTCAGCAGGACTATGACACCGCTGCGGCTACCGCTGCGCAGACGGCTGCAGCCGTTCAGGCGGCACAAGCCAACGTGGAAACCGCACGCATCAATCTGGCTTATACCAAAGTCACTTCGCCGATCAGCGGTCGCATTGGTAAATCGTCAGTCACTGAAGGTGCTCTGGTCTCCAGCGGTCAAACCACTGCACTGGCAACCGTGCAACAGCTCGATCCGATGTATGTCGATGTCACCCAGTCCAGTGATGATTTCCTGCGTTTGCGCGCAGAACTGGAATCCGGTCAGCTGAAACAGAATGACGGCAAAGCCAACGTCACGCTGTTGATGCAAAACGGTAACGCATACACGCAGACAGGCACATTGGAATTCTCTGATGTGACCGTGGATGAAACCACTGGCTCGATCACGCTGCGCGCCATCTTCCCGAACCCGGACCACCGCCTGCTGCCAGGCATGTTTGTGCGTGCGCGTCTGGATGAAGGGACCAATCCAACCGCATTGCTGGTACCGCAACAGGGCGTAACCCGTACCCCAACCGGTCAGGCAACCGCGATGGTGGTTGGCGCAGATAATAAAGTGGAAGTCCGTAACATCACCGCTAATCAGGCATTTGGCGACAAATGGCTGGTAACGGATGGCCTGAAAGAGGGCGATCGCGTGATCACCGTCGGTCTTCAGCGTGCCAAGCCTGGTGCGCAGGTGACACCACAAGAAGTCAAAGATGATGCCAAAGCAGCACCGGAATCACAGTCTGCTAAATCATCGTCCTAAACAGGAGCCACTGATACATGGCTAAGTTCTTTATCGATCGCCCCATTTTTGCCTGGGTGCTTGCCATCATCATTATGCTGGCGGGTACCCTTGCGATTATCAGTTTGCCGATTGAGCAATATCCCAATGTTGCGCCGCCGGCCGTTGAAATCCAGGCAACTTACCCGGGTGCTGATGCGAAAACGCTGCAGGATTCGGTAACCCAGGTTATCGAACAAAACATGAACGGCATCGATGGCCTGATGTACATGGCCTCGAGCAGTGACTCGTCCGGTACCCTGACCCTGACGCTGACCTTCCAGTCCGGTACTAACGCTGATATCGCGCAGGTACAGGTACAGAACAAGTTGCAGCTGGCGATGCCACTGCTGCCGCAGGAAGTTCAGCAACAAGGTATTCAGGTTAAAAAATCCTCCAGCAGCTTCCTGATGGTAGCGGGCTTTGTCAGTGATGACGGCAGCATGACGCAGAATGACATCTCTGACTATGTTGCTTCCAACATCAAAGACCCGATCAGCCGTACGCCTGGCGTCGGTGATACTCAGGTGTTTGGTGCGCAGTACGCGATGCGCATCTGGCTGGACCCACACAAACTGAACAACTACCAGCTGACGCCGGTGGATGTGATCAGTGCGTTGGGCACCCAGAACACCCAGGTCGCCGCCGGTCAGTTGGGTGGCACACCGCCCGTACCTGGGCAGCAGCTGAACGCCTCGATCATTGCGCAGACCCGTCTGACCAATACCGAAGAGTTCGGCAATATCATGCTGAAAGTGAACCAGGACGGCTCACAGGTGCGCTTGCGCGACGTGGCGAAGATTGAACTCGGTGGTGAAAACTACGAGATCATCGCCCGCTACAACGGCAAACCGGCTTCGGGTATCGGTGTGAAACTGGCAACCGGTGCGAATGCGCTGGATACCGCCAAAGCGGTGAAAGATGAGCTGGCCAAACTGCAGCCGTTCTTCCCGTCAGGCATGAAAACCGTTTACCCGTACGACACCACGCCGTTCGTTAAGATCTCGATCTTCGAAGTGGTGAAAACGCTGTTTGAAGCGATCGTGCTGGTGTTCCTGGTGATGTATCTGTTCCTGCAGAACTTCCGCGCGACCTTGATTCCAACCATCGCTGTTCCGGTAGTGCTGTTGGGTACCTTTGCCATCATCAGTGCATTCGGTTACTCGATAAACACGTTAACGATGTTCGGGATGGTGCTCGCCATCGGCCTGCTAGTGGATGACGCCATCGTGGTGGTGGAGAACGTTGAGCGTGTTATGGCGGAAGAAGGTTTACCGCCAAAAGAAGCGACGAAACGTTCGATGGAGCAGATTCAGGGCGCGCTGGTCGGTATTGCCTTGGTGCTGTCTGCGGTATTTATTCCAATGGCCTTCTTCGGCGGCTCTACCGGGGTTATCTATCGTCAGTTCTCGATCACCATCGTTTCCGCGATGGCGCTGTCAGTGTTAGTTGCGTTGATTCTGACCCCAGCACTCTGTGCCACCATGCTGAAACCGATCAAGAAAGGCGAGCACGGTAAAACCACCGGCTTCTTTGGCTGGTTCAACCGTCTGTTCGACAAGAGCACCAACCACTACGTCGATAGCGTTGGTCACATCGTGCGTAGCACCGGTCGTTATCTGGTGATCTACCTGGTGATCGTGGTCGGTATGGCGTATCTGTTCCTGAAACTGCCCACCTCCTTCCTGCCGGAAGAGGATCAGGGTCTGTTACTGGCGCAGGCGCAGTTGCCAGCCGGTGCAACCCAGGAACGTACGCAGAAAGTGCTGGACCAGGTGACGGATTACTTCCTGAACAAAGAAAAAGACAGCGTTAACTCCGTATTTACTGTTAACGGCTTTGGCTTTGCGGGACGTGGTCAGAACACCGGTATTGCCTTCGTCAGCCTGAAACCGTGGGATGAGCGTGGCGATGCCAGCCTGAAAGTGCCGGCGATTGCCGGACGCGCCATGCAGGCGTTGGGTCAGATCAAAGATGCAATGGTCTTCCCGTTCAACCTGCCAGCGATTATTGAACTGGGTAACGCCACCGGCTTCGACTTCATGCTGACTGACCAGGGTAACCTGGGGCACGAGAAGTTGACCGCTGCGCGTAACCAGCTGTTTGGCATGATTGCTCAACATCCCGATACCTTGGTGGGTGTGCGTCCGAACGGTATGGAAGATACACCGCAGTACAAACTGATCATCGATCAGGAGAAAGCGCAGGCACTGGGTGTGTCGTTGTCTGACATCAACACCACGCTGGGCGCTGGCTGGGGTGGCTCTTACGTCAATGACTTCATCGACCGTGGTCGTGTGAAGAAGGTATACGTGATGGGCCAGGCTGACTCACGTATGTTGCCAGATGACATCAGTAAATGGTTCGTGCGTAACAGCTCAGGCACCATGGTTCCGTTCTCGGCCTTCTCTTCGGCGAAATGGCAGTATGGTTCACCGCGTCTGGAACGTTACAACGGCTTACCTTCAATGGAGATTCTGGGGCAGGCTGCTCCAGGTAAGAGCTCCGGTGATGCCATGAACCTGATGGAAGAGCTGGCGGGCAAACTGCCTGCGGGTATTGGCTACGACTGGACGGGTATGTCCTATCAGGAACGTCTGTCCGGTAACCAGGCCCCTGCCCTGTACGCCATCTCGCTGATTGTGGTGTTCCTGTGTCTGGCCGCGTTGTACGAGAGCTGGTCGATTCCGTTCTCCGTTATGCTGGTCGTTCCGTTGGGTGTGGTGGGTGCATTGATCTTTACCACCCTGCGCGGGCTCAGTAATGACGTCTACTTCGTGGTGGGGCTGCTGACAACCATTGGCTTGTCGGCGAAGAACGCCATCCTGATCGTTGAATTCGCCAAGGATTTGATGGAGAAGGAAGGGAAAGGTTTGGTGGAATCAACACTGGAAGCGGCACGTATGCGTCTGCGTCCAATTCTGATGACCTCACTGGCCTTTATCCTGGGTGTTCTACCGCTGGCCATCAGTACCGGTGCCGGTTCCGGCGCACAGAACGCCGTAGGTACCGGCGTAATGGGCGGCATGGTCACTGCAACCGCGTTGGCGATCTTCTTCGTGCCTGTGTTCTTTGTGGTGGTACGTCGCCGCTTTGGTAAGAACAAAGCGGAGATTGAGCAAGGCCATCCGGTCGAGCACAAACACTAAGTTGTCACCTGTTGAAAAGGCCGCGCAAGCGGCCTTTTTTATTGCCTGAACGCCGCCCTTCACCCGACCGTTCAATACCCTTACTGCGATCGCGGTTGCAATCAATTCGCTGCAGGTTCATACTATTGTTATATTATAACATTACATGAGAGTGCAGTTATGAAAGCCAATATCCATCCTCAATACCGTCCCGTGGTGTTCCATGACACTTCTGTCGATGAGTATTTCAAAATCGGTTCCACCATTAAAACCGAACGCACCATTGAGTTTGAAGGTGAAGTGCTGCCTTACGTGACGCTGGATGTCTCGTCTAAATCCCACGTCCACTACACCGGCAAGCAAAAAGATCTCACCAAAGAAGGCAGCGCCGCACGCTTCAACAAGCGTTTCGGCAGCTTCCTGACGCGCGGCAATTAATCAGGAGTTCACGCATGCAGGTTTTAAGTTCATTACGGTCTGCCAAGACCCGTCACAAGGATTGCAAAGTCGTGCGTCGTAAAGGTCGCATTTACGTGATCTGCAAAACGAATCCGCGCTTTAAGGCGGTTCAGGGAAGAAAAAAGAAAAGGTAGGAAAGTGTCGTGATAATTGGCCGGGATGCTCCCCGGCCTTTTTTTTACTTCATGCTCTGCAACATAATATCGACATTGTGCTTGAAGGCAGCAACATAAGTCGCAGCAGGACCGTTCGCCTCGGACAACGCTTCTGGATAGAGTTCACCACCTGGCTGTGCGCCGGTTTCGCTGGCAATCTGTTTCACCAGACGCGGATCGGTCTGATTCTCCATGAAGTAAGTCTTGATGTGCTCGGCTTTCAACTGCTTGATAATCGATGCCACATCGCTGGCACTGGCTTCGGCTTCAGTAGAGAAACCGACTGGCGCCAGGAAACTCACACCATAACGCTGGCCAAAGTAACCAAAGGCATCATGGCTGGTCAGCACTTTACGCTTGCTCTTTGGCACTGCAGCAAACTCCGTTTTCGCCCAGCTATCCAGTTTTTCCAGCTGCTGAATATAGCTTTCACCGCTCTTGCGGATATCCGCCGCATCTTCTGGATCGGCTTTAATCAGCGCATTCATCACGTTGGTGGCATAAATCACGCCGTTGTGCATGCTGTTCCACGCGTGTGGGTCCGTCACGGTTTTACCGTCTTCTTCCATTTTGCGCGTGTTGACGCCGTTGGAGGCGACCACAATCGTGCCTTTATAACCGGAGGCGCTGATCAGGCGATCCATCCACCCTTCCATCCCCAAACCACTCACAAATACCACATTGGCTTTAGCCAACGCCTGGCTATCCTGTGGCGTGGGTTCGAAGGTGTGGGGATCACCGTTAGGCTGCACCAGCGATTTCACGTTAACGTGATCGCCTCCGACTTGCTTAACGATATCGGCCAGCACGGTGAAACTCGCCACGACATCCACCTTTTTTGCCATAGTCAGTGGGCTAATAAACATGGCGCCAATCGCCAGGCTCAGCGGTAACTTCTTCATTCGTATCCCCTAATTGTATAGTTATCGACGGCGCAGCAGGCCGCCACACGGTCCTGTTAAAACAGAAAGCAAAAACAGTACGGCAGCACTCAGCACCACCGCCGGACCAGCGGGCAGTGAGAAGTGCCAGGAAAGAATTAACCCCACCAGCGCGGCGATCATCGCCAGCAGCATGGCGATGCCGAGCATGCAGGCAAGATGGCGACTCCAGAAACGCGCGCTGGTCGCCGGTAACATCATCAATCCCACCGACATCAACGTGCCGAGCACCTGAAAACCCGCCACCAGATTCAGCACGACCAACATCAGGAAGATGCCGTGGACGATCGGCGCGCTCCACTTGCCTTGAGCACGCAGGAAATCCGGATCGAACGCATCGATCACCAGCGGGCGGAAAATCACTGCCAGCATCAGCAAATTGAAAGCCGCGATGCCGCCCACTAGCAGGATGGCCGCGTTATCGACGGCCAGAAGTGAACCGAACAGAACGTGCAGCAGATCGACGCTCGATCCGCGCAATGACACCAGCGTCACGCCCAGCGCCAGCGAGCCGAGATAAAAGCCTGAGAAACTGGCGTCCTCTTTTAAGGGGGTGTAGCGACTGACGGCACCAGAAAGCAGCGCAACGGCTAATCCCGCAATCAGCCCGCCGATGCCCATCGCCACCAGCGATAAACCGGAAACCAGATAGCCAATCGCCGCGCCAGGCAGCACCGCGTGGGAGAGCGCATCACCCACCAGACTCATACGACGCAGTGAAAGGAAAACACCCAGCGGCGTGGCGCTCAGCGCTAATGCCACACAAGCCACTAACGCGCGGCGCATAAAACCAAATTCGATAAACGGTTGAATCAATGTCACGAGGCCACCCTGCGCAGCAGTGGGGTTTGAGCGGAGTCAGCATCGTCGAGCGACAACACATCTTTGAAGTAACGCGCAACCAGTGGGCGATCGTGCAACACCACTAATAAGGTGGTGCCCGCCTGCTGCTGCTGCTCGAGGATTGACATCAACAGCGTGACGGTTTGCGTATCGATGCCATTAAAGGGTTCATCCAGCAGCCAGACTTTACTTTGCTGCAGCATCAGGCGCGCAAACAGCACACGTTGCAACTGGCCGCCGGAAAGCATAGAAGGCTGCGCATCGGCGAAATCACGCATCTGCACGGCATCCAGTGCGGCATCGATCTCCTGTCGCATCGCACGATTGATGCCACCAAACCAGCCGCAGCGCGGCCAGCATCCCATAGCAACCAGTTCATAAACGGTAAGCGGGAAACGAGTTTCTAACTCACTACGCTGCGGTAACCAGCCAAGCGCCTTAGGCGAAATCTTTAATTCGCAAGTCCCTGCAATAGGTGGCAACAGACCGGCGATGGTTTTCAGTAGCGTGGATTTTCCGGTGCCGTTCGCGCCGATTAATGCCGTCATGCTGCCTGCCGCCAGCTCTCCGGTCACTATCGGCGTCACCGCTTGTCCCTGATAGCCGCCCTGCAAGCGATTGAAATGCATCATTTCTACATTCCCCAATAGATAGCCAGCGCCAGGAACGCGATAAGCAACAGCGCGACCATTAAGCGACCGCTGAGTGAGAGGAGTAAACCACTGTGATTCATGGCGGGAGACCAAATACGTTATAACATAACAATTATACTACCCGATCTCCCTGACGCGACGCCCGGGAGAAAGTGTTTCAAAAGTTAACCATTCGGCGCTTCCTCTGTGGCTATCACTGGATCTGAATCGATTGAGTGATAAATCCCATCGCAACGATTACGTATTCTGCACAGAGTTAACTTGCAATATTTGGCGAGAACCCTAATGATAGATTCATCCTCCTTTTTTACCGGAAGCGAAATGCAGTCTATTATTCATTGTGATATTGCTGTGGATGAGGACGATTGCGAGAAGTTGCAGGCTATTATCCAGGGGAATATTCTCAAAATAGCCGAAGCCCTGGCAGGTGATTTACAGTGGTATTCTCAAAACGCGCAATTAGTTCCCGACAGTTTTAAGATTATTTCCATTCAACCGCACGACAACAATCGATTTAAAATGCTTTACGATTTTAAGTGGGATTTATTTAATCCTTGCCTGGATTTAAATGAAACATCTACCCAGCATGAAGAAGTTTTGTTCCAGATAGTACCGGGCGCACTGGTGTTTTCAGTGATAGACAATACCCGCCCCTCGCCAGCCGACGAATTGTAATATTTGGTAATCGAGTTGAGCAAAGCTAATGAATGTGGATTATATTTAAGGAGTCGCTGAATTCTTAATATTCGTGATCGCTTCCTGATAGCTTTTCCAAATCTCGCCGCGCTGCGGTCACTGTGCAAGCTCTGGAGGGGAAAAAGATGGACGAATACTCACCAAAACGGCATGATATTGCCCAGCTTAAATTCCTGTGTGAGAACCTGTTTGACGAAAGTATGGCGACACTGACTGACAGCCATCACGGCTGGGTGAATGACCCTACTGCGGAAAGCAATTTACAGCTCAACGATTTGATTGAGCATATCGCGTCTTTCACGATGAATTACAAAATTAAGCACGTTGAAGATGAAGCGCTGATTACGCAAATCGATGAATATCTTGACGATACCTTTATGCTGTTTAGCAGTTATGGAATCAATACTCAGGATCTTCAACGGTGGCAACGTTCAGCAAGACGCTTATTTAATCTGTTTGCCGAAGAGTGCGCTTTTCTCCAACAACCCAGCCATTCCTTTTAGCATCAGAGTGAGACCAGTTTATTTATGAGCAACCAAGCCTTAACCAAAACAGACTATTTGATGCGACTGCGTCGTTGTCGCTCAATTGACACCCTTGAACGGGTGATTGAAAAGAACAAGTACGAATTATCTGACAACGAGCTCGCGGTATTTTATTCTGCTGCCGATCATCGCCTTGCAGAACTGACGATGAATAAGCTTTACGATAAAGTACCGGTTTCTGTCTGGAAGTTCGTCCGCTAACTATTTTTATCCGCTGATCGTTACGCCCTCTTTTCACTTCAGGGAATTATTCACAGGCAAAGGAGTGCCAGCGTTTCGCTGTGTACTGATTTCTTGAGGATTTTTTCGGGAGTAGAAATGGTGGAGGCCCTGCCAGCTACATCCCGGCACACGCGTCGCCTGCTGCGGCTGCTTCCTTCCGGACCTGACCGAGTTCACAAGTTAGCGTTGCGGGAGAACCAACAGGGCCCCCATTGACGAGCTCTCTTTCGAGAGCGCAGGCATTATCAAGTAACCCCCTGGCAATTGCAAGCGCAGGCAGGGTGACCGTTGTTTTCTTGAACAGCTCTCCAGTAAAACCCTGATTCTCGCCCTCCCGGCATGCTAAAGTCGGCATTTACTCGCTGAATCAGGTGCGTGCATGAACGACACAAGCAACTTTTCCGAGCGCGTCTGGCAAATCATTGCCGCGATCCCCAGAGGCAAAGTCACCACCTACGGCGATATCGCCCTGCTTGCCGGCTCACCGCGTGCCGCAAGACAAGTCGGCGGCGTATTACGTCGCTTACCCGAGGGCAGCAAACTGCCATGGTTTCGCGTCATCAATCGCCATGGCCGTATTTCTCTGCAAGGCGATGATCTCTTCCGCCAGCGTGATGCGCTGGAAGCCGAAGGCATCGAAGTCAGTGATGCCGGTGAAATTGAATTAGAGAAGTATCGCTGGAAGTACTAAGCGCACCCATGCTGAGGTGCGTGCAGGCAAACTGTGAAGTCAGGCGTCAAGCCAAAGATAAAAGTGACGAGCACTCTGGGACAATCCGCCGATGTCACTCACAAACTCGCACCCATGCTGAGGTGCGGGCAGGCAACGCTGTGGAGTAAAGCGTCAAGCCAAAGATAAAAGTGACGAGCAATCTGTGACAATCAGCCGATGTCACTCCACAAATTCGCACCCATGCTGAGGTGCGGGCAGGCAACACTGTGGAGTAAAGCGTCACACGCCAGGGATGGCGTGTGCCGAGCGATCAGGGACGAGACAGCGGCTTTACGCAACAGTGTTGCCTGCCCGCACACTCCCCCGCCCTGTTTTTAGGCGTAAAATCCACGCCCCTGCTTATACTACATACTCGTCGGCGCAGGCACCGAAGCGGAAGGCACCACCTGCGTTGGCGACGTTGACGGCACCGTGGTCGCTGCGCCTGGCGTGGTTTGCATTACCATATTGGTCACTGGCACCAGCA is a window of Pantoea rwandensis DNA encoding:
- a CDS encoding type B 50S ribosomal protein L31, whose amino-acid sequence is MKANIHPQYRPVVFHDTSVDEYFKIGSTIKTERTIEFEGEVLPYVTLDVSSKSHVHYTGKQKDLTKEGSAARFNKRFGSFLTRGN
- a CDS encoding GlsB/YeaQ/YmgE family stress response membrane protein, which translates into the protein MTLIMWIAIGVVAGCIKRMVFPGRPGGFVPTLVLAVIGALIGGYIATYFTTGDLATFHPAGFGVALLGSILMLLVAAKLRI
- the rsmS gene encoding pleiotropic regulatory protein RsmS, with product MSLETASDEIKLAVDLIQLLEENQVPTATVLAALAIVQRDYQQKQAAEGTD
- a CDS encoding metal ABC transporter permease → MTLIQPFIEFGFMRRALVACVALALSATPLGVFLSLRRMSLVGDALSHAVLPGAAIGYLVSGLSLVAMGIGGLIAGLAVALLSGAVSRYTPLKEDASFSGFYLGSLALGVTLVSLRGSSVDLLHVLFGSLLAVDNAAILLVGGIAAFNLLMLAVIFRPLVIDAFDPDFLRAQGKWSAPIVHGIFLMLVVLNLVAGFQVLGTLMSVGLMMLPATSARFWSRHLACMLGIAMLLAMIAALVGLILSWHFSLPAGPAVVLSAAVLFLLSVLTGPCGGLLRRR
- a CDS encoding metal ABC transporter ATP-binding protein; translation: MMHFNRLQGGYQGQAVTPIVTGELAAGSMTALIGANGTGKSTLLKTIAGLLPPIAGTCELKISPKALGWLPQRSELETRFPLTVYELVAMGCWPRCGWFGGINRAMRQEIDAALDAVQMRDFADAQPSMLSGGQLQRVLFARLMLQQSKVWLLDEPFNGIDTQTVTLLMSILEQQQQAGTTLLVVLHDRPLVARYFKDVLSLDDADSAQTPLLRRVAS
- a CDS encoding metal ABC transporter substrate-binding protein, with the protein product MKKLPLSLAIGAMFISPLTMAKKVDVVASFTVLADIVKQVGGDHVNVKSLVQPNGDPHTFEPTPQDSQALAKANVVFVSGLGMEGWMDRLISASGYKGTIVVASNGVNTRKMEEDGKTVTDPHAWNSMHNGVIYATNVMNALIKADPEDAADIRKSGESYIQQLEKLDSWAKTEFAAVPKSKRKVLTSHDAFGYFGQRYGVSFLAPVGFSTEAEASASDVASIIKQLKAEHIKTYFMENQTDPRLVKQIASETGAQPGGELYPEALSEANGPAATYVAAFKHNVDIMLQSMK
- a CDS encoding multidrug efflux RND transporter permease subunit AcrB; its protein translation is MAKFFIDRPIFAWVLAIIIMLAGTLAIISLPIEQYPNVAPPAVEIQATYPGADAKTLQDSVTQVIEQNMNGIDGLMYMASSSDSSGTLTLTLTFQSGTNADIAQVQVQNKLQLAMPLLPQEVQQQGIQVKKSSSSFLMVAGFVSDDGSMTQNDISDYVASNIKDPISRTPGVGDTQVFGAQYAMRIWLDPHKLNNYQLTPVDVISALGTQNTQVAAGQLGGTPPVPGQQLNASIIAQTRLTNTEEFGNIMLKVNQDGSQVRLRDVAKIELGGENYEIIARYNGKPASGIGVKLATGANALDTAKAVKDELAKLQPFFPSGMKTVYPYDTTPFVKISIFEVVKTLFEAIVLVFLVMYLFLQNFRATLIPTIAVPVVLLGTFAIISAFGYSINTLTMFGMVLAIGLLVDDAIVVVENVERVMAEEGLPPKEATKRSMEQIQGALVGIALVLSAVFIPMAFFGGSTGVIYRQFSITIVSAMALSVLVALILTPALCATMLKPIKKGEHGKTTGFFGWFNRLFDKSTNHYVDSVGHIVRSTGRYLVIYLVIVVGMAYLFLKLPTSFLPEEDQGLLLAQAQLPAGATQERTQKVLDQVTDYFLNKEKDSVNSVFTVNGFGFAGRGQNTGIAFVSLKPWDERGDASLKVPAIAGRAMQALGQIKDAMVFPFNLPAIIELGNATGFDFMLTDQGNLGHEKLTAARNQLFGMIAQHPDTLVGVRPNGMEDTPQYKLIIDQEKAQALGVSLSDINTTLGAGWGGSYVNDFIDRGRVKKVYVMGQADSRMLPDDISKWFVRNSSGTMVPFSAFSSAKWQYGSPRLERYNGLPSMEILGQAAPGKSSGDAMNLMEELAGKLPAGIGYDWTGMSYQERLSGNQAPALYAISLIVVFLCLAALYESWSIPFSVMLVVPLGVVGALIFTTLRGLSNDVYFVVGLLTTIGLSAKNAILIVEFAKDLMEKEGKGLVESTLEAARMRLRPILMTSLAFILGVLPLAISTGAGSGAQNAVGTGVMGGMVTATALAIFFVPVFFVVVRRRFGKNKAEIEQGHPVEHKH
- the ykgO gene encoding type B 50S ribosomal protein L36, which translates into the protein MQVLSSLRSAKTRHKDCKVVRRKGRIYVICKTNPRFKAVQGRKKKR
- the tomB gene encoding Hha toxicity modulator TomB, with product MDEYSPKRHDIAQLKFLCENLFDESMATLTDSHHGWVNDPTAESNLQLNDLIEHIASFTMNYKIKHVEDEALITQIDEYLDDTFMLFSSYGINTQDLQRWQRSARRLFNLFAEECAFLQQPSHSF
- a CDS encoding efflux RND transporter periplasmic adaptor subunit produces the protein MNKNRGLAPLAAVLMLSGSFMLTGCDDNKSQQAAQQQPPEVGVVTLKNEPLKITTELPGRTSAFRVAEVRPQVSGIILKRNFEEGTDIKAGVSLYQIDPATYQAAYNSAKGDLAQAQANAHVAQLTIKRYKPLLGTKYISQQDYDTAAATAAQTAAAVQAAQANVETARINLAYTKVTSPISGRIGKSSVTEGALVSSGQTTALATVQQLDPMYVDVTQSSDDFLRLRAELESGQLKQNDGKANVTLLMQNGNAYTQTGTLEFSDVTVDETTGSITLRAIFPNPDHRLLPGMFVRARLDEGTNPTALLVPQQGVTRTPTGQATAMVVGADNKVEVRNITANQAFGDKWLVTDGLKEGDRVITVGLQRAKPGAQVTPQEVKDDAKAAPESQSAKSSS
- the acrR gene encoding multidrug efflux transporter transcriptional repressor AcrR, translating into MARKTKAQALETRNQILDAALAHFSEHGVAATSLADIATAAGVTRGAIYWHFKNKADVLHEIWLRCDAGLDDVELEYQTKYPGDPLSVIRSMLIYILDATAKDPQRRALMEIIFHKCEFVGEMSTLQDMRQSLLLECYDRIELVLRECIEVGQLPARLNTLQSARLMCGYINGMMENWLFNPQAFDLAAEAPQLVDAFIDMLRLSPTMSGAR
- the priC gene encoding primosomal replication protein PriC: MPQPPAHQRLLAIVDQLRQQISQQRDGACRQPRFDAQLFRCKGTRLADYLAELEQNLTQLNAADTDVMRRQWLAEKVLDQIAALQRECQSQQLRTQRERPRVDPRQSKREEYQGYETRLLAMIEQREQHLARAETLSVQQQLIRDIEVLHERLARCRHAMHKLELSGPAR